The proteins below are encoded in one region of Lactuca sativa cultivar Salinas chromosome 3, Lsat_Salinas_v11, whole genome shotgun sequence:
- the LOC128132641 gene encoding uncharacterized protein LOC128132641 produces MASLKEILTRRPVAATVRLTIPAGGARPGPPVGPAVGQYKVNLMAFCKDFNARTQKYKSEAPIAATVTVFKDNTFELSVRSPSVTWFLKKAAGIDSGSGRAGHVVASTLTLKHIYEIAKVKQADPYCQYMSLEAISKSIIGTAKSMGIKVEKELD; encoded by the coding sequence ATGGCGTCCCTGAAGGAAATTCTAACGCGTCGGCCAGTGGCGGCGACAGTCCGTCTCACCATCCCAGCCGGCGGAGCAAGACCTGGACCACCGGTAGGTCCGGCTGTAGGTCAGTACAAAGTTAACCTAATGGCGTTCTGCAAGGACTTCAACGCTCGCACACAGAAATACAAATCGGAAGCTCCAATCGCTGCTACTGTGACTGTTTTCAAAGACAATACTTTTGAATTGAGCGTTCGTTCTCCTTCAGTCACCTGGTTTCTAAAAAAAGCCGCTGGAATTGACTCCGGGAGTGGACGTGCAGGTCATGTTGTTGCatcaaccctaaccctaaaacacatctatgaaatCGCAAAGGTGAAGCAAGCAGATCCGTATTGTCAGTACATGTCCTTGGAGGCGATTTCAAAATCAATTATAGGTACAGCTAAATCTATGGGGATTAAGGTTGAAAAGGAGTTGGATTGA
- the LOC128133039 gene encoding uncharacterized protein LOC128133039, producing MASLKEILTRRPVAATVRLTIPAGGARPGPPVGPAVGQYKVNLMAFCKDFNARTQKYKSEAPIAATVTVFKDNTFELSVRSPSVTWFLKKAAGIDSGSGRAGHVVASTLTLKHIYEIAKVKQADPYCQYMSLEAISKSIIGTAKSMGIKVEKELD from the coding sequence ATGGCGTCCCTGAAGGAAATTCTAACGCGTCGGCCAGTGGCGGCGACAGTCCGTCTCACCATCCCAGCCGGCGGAGCAAGACCTGGACCACCGGTAGGTCCGGCTGTAGGTCAGTACAAAGTTAACCTAATGGCGTTCTGCAAGGACTTCAACGCTCGCACACAGAAATACAAATCGGAAGCTCCAATCGCTGCTACTGTGACTGTTTTCAAAGACAATACTTTTGAATTGAGCGTTCGTTCTCCTTCAGTCACCTGGTTTCTAAAAAAAGCCGCCGGAATTGACTCCGGGAGTGGACGTGCAGGTCATGTTGTTGCatcaaccctaaccctaaaacacatctatgaaatCGCAAAGGTGAAGCAAGCAGATCCGTATTGTCAGTACATGTCCTTGGAGGCGATTTCAAAATCAATTATAGGTACAGCTAAATCTATGGGGATTAAGGTTGAAAAGGAGTTGGATTGA
- the LOC128132640 gene encoding serine/threonine-protein kinase/endoribonuclease IRE1a-like isoform X1 — protein MNYALIRYLFADFLLFLLLFGSIDSVQNLEISKVNQAPARRSLLSFPDNHDTALVAALDGTINLVYRDSGRIIWSFASGSPIYSSYQASTSHDDDKESAPVPEGSYYVDCGDDWKLYAHTDLGKVSMDMTMEEFIRIMPHVSEDGGVILGSKKTTAFVVDANTGRLIRVHHSSSTNEHSNFIFQKTTMKNEKSTMVNEKPDKQFSFTRTDYLLTSFAANSDKVLWNVTVADIDVALLCQEPPNKIIRPSLPLPNNLRSKSSVDFDFDFDFNMPLSCQSKAVVHRLRTSHKLGSYKIHGKQAEKKVPILLLPQNKPLLPNSNNNLDTQNPEIPSQQDVKKVNFLSEGRMAFVVIFILIIAIGGLMYRHHTIMAAMLKQKPSSSSRRKRHRKQGRIYANEDGNVDSERNPVLNFNHLIECDTEGRSIGKLFVSNKEIAKGSNGTVVLEGVYEGRKVAVKRLVRAHHDVAFKEIQNLIASDQHPNIVRWYGVEYDHDFVYLSLERCACSLYDLIQMKKGGLELDSINRDIIMHDVHLWKPNGYPSPILLKLMRDIVSGLVHLHELGIIHRDLKPHNVLIVKEKSICGKLSDMGISRRLVGDMLSLGLHATGSGSSGWQAPEQLLHGRQTRAIDLFSLGCVLFFCMTCGRHPFGDHLERDVNVVKNRVNLFLVRHIPEAFDLFSRLLNPNPELRPRAVDVLHHPLFWDSEVRMSFLRDTSDRVELEDRECDSVLLRELESKGSVALGGKWDEKMEPEFINNIGRYRRYKYNGVRDLLRVIRNKLNHYRELPKEIQELLGGVPEGFNDYFGSRFPKLLMEVYNVMYHYCKDEEWFYKYLEH, from the exons ATGAATTACGCCTTGATCCGCTATTTATTTGCCGATTTCTTGCTCTTTTTGCTGTTGTTTGGATCGATTGACAGCGTTCAAAACTTGGAAATCTCGAAAGTCAATCAAGCACCGGCTAGGCGGTCTCTGTTATCTTTTCCGGA TAATCATGACACTGCCCTTGTTGCTGCATTGGATGGTACAATCAATTTGGTGTATCGTGATTCTGGGAGGATAATTTGGTCATTTGCATCAGGATCTCCAATCTACTCTTCATACCAGGCTTCTACCAGCCATGATGATGATAAGGAAAGTGCACCTGTGCCTGAAGGCAGTTATTATGTAGACTGTGGGGATGATTGGAAGCTGTATGCACACACAGATCTTGGCAAAGTG AGTATGGATATGACCATGGAGGAATTCATCAGAATCATGCCACACGTATCAGAGGATGGAGGAGTTATTCTTGGATCCAAAAAAACTACTGCATTTGTAGTTGATGCTAACACTGGAAGGTTAATACGTGTTCATCACAGCTCATCAACCAATGAACACTCAAATTTCATCTTCCAAAAAACCACCATGAAAAATGAGaagtcaactatggtcaatgAAAAACCTGATAAACAATTCTCCTTCACAAGAACAGATTACTTACTCACATCATTTGCTGCAAATTCTGACAAAGTTCTATGGAATGTGACTGTAGCAGACATTGATGTTGCTTTACTTTGTCAAGAACCTCCAAATAAAATCATTCGTCCGTCTTTACCTCTCCCAAATAATCTTCGCTCAAAATccagtgttgactttgactttgactttgacttcaacATGCCCTTGTCATGTCAGTCAAAAGCTGTTGTCCATAGGCTACGTACATCTCATAAGCTTGGTTcttataaaatccatggaaaacaAGCAGAAAAAAAAGTTCCAATCCTTCTACTCCCTCAAAATAAACCTTTACTACCCAATTCAAACAATAACCTTGACACCCAAAACCCCGAAATCCCTAGTCAACAAGATGTGAAAAAAGTCAACTTTCTTTCCGAAGGGCGAATGGCGTTTGTTGTAATTTTCATTCTGATTATTGCCATTGGTGGTCTTATGTATCGCCATCATACCATAATGGCTGCAATGTTGAAACAAAAACCTTCCTCTTCTTCTAGAAGGAAGAGGCATAGGAAACAAGGAAGGATTTATGCCAATGAAGATGGAAATGTTGATAGTGAAAGAAATCCAGTGCTAAATTTTAATCATTTAATCGAATGTGACACAGAAGGGCGTTCTATAGGCAAACTATTTGTGTCAAATAAAGAAATTGCAAAGGGTAGTAATGGAACAGTTGTTCTTGAAGGGGTATACGAAGGTCGTAAGGTTGCTGTGAAACGCCTCGTGAGGGCCCACCATGATGTTGCATTTAAAGAAATTCAAAATCTTATTGCTTCTGATCAACATCCAAATATTGTTAGGTGGTATGGAGTGGAATATGATCATGATTTTGTTTATCTTTCTTTGGAGCGTTGTGCTTGTAGCCTTTATGATTTAATTCAAATGAAGAAAGGGGGTTTAGAATTAGATTCAATCAATCGTGACATCATCATGCATGATGTTCATTTATGGAAACCAAATGGATACCCTTCGCCTATTTTGTTAAAATTGATGAG ggATATAGTATCTGGGCTTGTTCATTTGCATGAATTAGGGATCATTCATCGGGATTTAAAGCCACACAATGTGTTAATAGTCAAAGAAAAATCAATATGTGGGAAGCTTTCTGACATGGGAATTAGCAGACGCCTCGTTGGCGACATGTTGTCATTAGGACTCCATGCTACTG GTTCCGGAAGTTCAGGGTGGCAAGCACCCGAACAACTTCTTCATGGACGCCAAACACGTGCGATAGATTTGTTCAGTTTAGGTTGTGTCCTGTTTTTCTGCATGACATGTGGCAGACACCCATTTGGTGATCATCTTGAACGTGATGTGAATGTGGTCAAAAACCGAGTCAACCTTTTTTTAGTTCGACATATTCCGGAAGCTTTTGACCTCTTCTCTAGATTACTAAACCCTAACCCTGAACTCAG GCCAAGGGCTGTGGATGTGTTGCATCATCCTTTGTTTTGGGATTCCGAGGTGAGAATGTCGTTTCTAAGGGATACTAGTGATCGGGTGGAATTGGAAGACCGGGAATGTGATTCCGTTCTTCTTAGGGAATTGGAAAGTAAAGGTTCGGTGGCTTTGGGTGGAAAATGGGATGAAAAGATGGAACCGGAATTCATCAATAACATTGGTCGGTATAGGCGGTATAAATACAACGGTGTGCGTGACTTGCTTCGCGTCATTCGAAATAAATTAAATCATTACCGCGAATTACCCAAAGAAATTCAG GAATTGTTGGGAGGTGTACCGGAGGGGTTTAATGATTATTTTGGGAGTCGGTTCCCGAAGCTGTTGATGGAGGTGTACAATGTTATGTACCATTATTGTAAGGATGAAGAATGGTTCTATAAGTACTTGGAGCATTAA
- the LOC128132640 gene encoding serine/threonine-protein kinase/endoribonuclease IRE1a-like isoform X2, which produces MDMTMEEFIRIMPHVSEDGGVILGSKKTTAFVVDANTGRLIRVHHSSSTNEHSNFIFQKTTMKNEKSTMVNEKPDKQFSFTRTDYLLTSFAANSDKVLWNVTVADIDVALLCQEPPNKIIRPSLPLPNNLRSKSSVDFDFDFDFNMPLSCQSKAVVHRLRTSHKLGSYKIHGKQAEKKVPILLLPQNKPLLPNSNNNLDTQNPEIPSQQDVKKVNFLSEGRMAFVVIFILIIAIGGLMYRHHTIMAAMLKQKPSSSSRRKRHRKQGRIYANEDGNVDSERNPVLNFNHLIECDTEGRSIGKLFVSNKEIAKGSNGTVVLEGVYEGRKVAVKRLVRAHHDVAFKEIQNLIASDQHPNIVRWYGVEYDHDFVYLSLERCACSLYDLIQMKKGGLELDSINRDIIMHDVHLWKPNGYPSPILLKLMRDIVSGLVHLHELGIIHRDLKPHNVLIVKEKSICGKLSDMGISRRLVGDMLSLGLHATGSGSSGWQAPEQLLHGRQTRAIDLFSLGCVLFFCMTCGRHPFGDHLERDVNVVKNRVNLFLVRHIPEAFDLFSRLLNPNPELRPRAVDVLHHPLFWDSEVRMSFLRDTSDRVELEDRECDSVLLRELESKGSVALGGKWDEKMEPEFINNIGRYRRYKYNGVRDLLRVIRNKLNHYRELPKEIQELLGGVPEGFNDYFGSRFPKLLMEVYNVMYHYCKDEEWFYKYLEH; this is translated from the exons ATGGATATGACCATGGAGGAATTCATCAGAATCATGCCACACGTATCAGAGGATGGAGGAGTTATTCTTGGATCCAAAAAAACTACTGCATTTGTAGTTGATGCTAACACTGGAAGGTTAATACGTGTTCATCACAGCTCATCAACCAATGAACACTCAAATTTCATCTTCCAAAAAACCACCATGAAAAATGAGaagtcaactatggtcaatgAAAAACCTGATAAACAATTCTCCTTCACAAGAACAGATTACTTACTCACATCATTTGCTGCAAATTCTGACAAAGTTCTATGGAATGTGACTGTAGCAGACATTGATGTTGCTTTACTTTGTCAAGAACCTCCAAATAAAATCATTCGTCCGTCTTTACCTCTCCCAAATAATCTTCGCTCAAAATccagtgttgactttgactttgactttgacttcaacATGCCCTTGTCATGTCAGTCAAAAGCTGTTGTCCATAGGCTACGTACATCTCATAAGCTTGGTTcttataaaatccatggaaaacaAGCAGAAAAAAAAGTTCCAATCCTTCTACTCCCTCAAAATAAACCTTTACTACCCAATTCAAACAATAACCTTGACACCCAAAACCCCGAAATCCCTAGTCAACAAGATGTGAAAAAAGTCAACTTTCTTTCCGAAGGGCGAATGGCGTTTGTTGTAATTTTCATTCTGATTATTGCCATTGGTGGTCTTATGTATCGCCATCATACCATAATGGCTGCAATGTTGAAACAAAAACCTTCCTCTTCTTCTAGAAGGAAGAGGCATAGGAAACAAGGAAGGATTTATGCCAATGAAGATGGAAATGTTGATAGTGAAAGAAATCCAGTGCTAAATTTTAATCATTTAATCGAATGTGACACAGAAGGGCGTTCTATAGGCAAACTATTTGTGTCAAATAAAGAAATTGCAAAGGGTAGTAATGGAACAGTTGTTCTTGAAGGGGTATACGAAGGTCGTAAGGTTGCTGTGAAACGCCTCGTGAGGGCCCACCATGATGTTGCATTTAAAGAAATTCAAAATCTTATTGCTTCTGATCAACATCCAAATATTGTTAGGTGGTATGGAGTGGAATATGATCATGATTTTGTTTATCTTTCTTTGGAGCGTTGTGCTTGTAGCCTTTATGATTTAATTCAAATGAAGAAAGGGGGTTTAGAATTAGATTCAATCAATCGTGACATCATCATGCATGATGTTCATTTATGGAAACCAAATGGATACCCTTCGCCTATTTTGTTAAAATTGATGAG ggATATAGTATCTGGGCTTGTTCATTTGCATGAATTAGGGATCATTCATCGGGATTTAAAGCCACACAATGTGTTAATAGTCAAAGAAAAATCAATATGTGGGAAGCTTTCTGACATGGGAATTAGCAGACGCCTCGTTGGCGACATGTTGTCATTAGGACTCCATGCTACTG GTTCCGGAAGTTCAGGGTGGCAAGCACCCGAACAACTTCTTCATGGACGCCAAACACGTGCGATAGATTTGTTCAGTTTAGGTTGTGTCCTGTTTTTCTGCATGACATGTGGCAGACACCCATTTGGTGATCATCTTGAACGTGATGTGAATGTGGTCAAAAACCGAGTCAACCTTTTTTTAGTTCGACATATTCCGGAAGCTTTTGACCTCTTCTCTAGATTACTAAACCCTAACCCTGAACTCAG GCCAAGGGCTGTGGATGTGTTGCATCATCCTTTGTTTTGGGATTCCGAGGTGAGAATGTCGTTTCTAAGGGATACTAGTGATCGGGTGGAATTGGAAGACCGGGAATGTGATTCCGTTCTTCTTAGGGAATTGGAAAGTAAAGGTTCGGTGGCTTTGGGTGGAAAATGGGATGAAAAGATGGAACCGGAATTCATCAATAACATTGGTCGGTATAGGCGGTATAAATACAACGGTGTGCGTGACTTGCTTCGCGTCATTCGAAATAAATTAAATCATTACCGCGAATTACCCAAAGAAATTCAG GAATTGTTGGGAGGTGTACCGGAGGGGTTTAATGATTATTTTGGGAGTCGGTTCCCGAAGCTGTTGATGGAGGTGTACAATGTTATGTACCATTATTGTAAGGATGAAGAATGGTTCTATAAGTACTTGGAGCATTAA